From the Bradyrhizobium ontarionense genome, the window ACTGAAGGCCCAGCTTCAGGCGCTGGCGGCCCTTCAGGACATCGCGCTTCTGGTCAATCCCACCAACCAGGGCTTCATCGGCGCCGTCAACCGCGCCTTGACGAAGGTTGGAGACGGCGATGTCATCCTGCTGAATGCGGATACCATCGTGCCGCCGGGCTTTGTCGAAAGGCTTGCAGCCGCGGCCTATTCGGCGCCTGACATCGGAACCGTGACGCCGCTCTCCAACAACGGCGAGTTCTTTTCGTTTCCGACGTCGGACATCTCGAACCCGATGCTCGGCGATGGCGAGATCGTCGCCAGGGACAAGGCCGCCGCACAGGCGAATGCAGGCACGACGGTCGACATGCCGAGCGGCATCGGTTTCTGCCTTTACATCAAGCGAGCCGTGCTCGATCGGATCGGAGCGCTCTCGGAGAGCTTTCGGCGCGGCTATCTCGAGGACGTCGATTTCTGCCTTCGCGCCCGCGCCGCAGGTTTCCGCAACGTCTGCGCGCCGTCCGTCTATGTCGGGCATCATGGTTCGCTCTCCTTCCAGAAGAGCAAGCGGGCCCTCGTGCTCTACAACTTCGACATTCTCGATCGGCGATTCCCCAACTACCGTAGTGAATGCCGGGCGATCGAAGCCGCAGATCCGTTACGCTCGTCCCGTGCTGCGCTGGAATCCGCGCTTCCCGCCACGGAGGGCAACCGGGTGCTGATCGTCGCGGGACGTGGCGCTATGCTGCCGGTCGCCGAGACCCGGGCGCGTCACCTGGCGGACGATGGCGAGCGAGCGGTTCTGCTCATTCCGCAGCAGACCAAGCTTACCTTTCGGCTCAAAGCCGCCGACGGCGACGTCCCGCAATCTCTGCTGCTGCGCTTCGACACGCCGAGTGCGATCGCGGAGGCGGAAGGCGAGATCGCCAGATTGCGGCCATCGCGGATCGAAGTAGCTGACCCGGCGCTTCCGCCTGCCCTGGCGGACGTCGCCCACCGTCTTGGGCTCGCTCTCGACCGCTGGATCACGACGGCCGACATACCGGTGATGGAGGGACGCGCCGACGAGCGCGTCCTGGCCCCGACCGAGGCCGCGCTTCGTTATGCCGAGAACCGCACCGCGCAAGGCCCGTCGACATCCGTACGACAGGGGCGCCAGGGTCGTCCCGCTCAGCTGAACGCATGGCCGGTGCAGCCGCTGGCCCTCGCGGAAGCCGTGCCTGAACGACCGCGCGCTCTGGTCGTCATCCCCATGGCACCATCAAGTCAGGCCTGGCAGGCCATCCGCGCCGTGGCGCATCAGTTACGGAGCTCGAAATCCCCCGTCTCGATCGTCGTCGTGGGCGAAACGCTCGATGACCGCCGGCTGATGTCTTTCCCGAACATCTTTGTCACAGGCCCTGTGGCGATTGAAGAGTTGCCGGACGTCCTCGCTCCGCATAATCCTGGCTGGATCCTGACGGATTTCGAAGTGCCGGTGTTCGGCCATCCCCTTCTGGAGG encodes:
- a CDS encoding glycosyltransferase family 2 protein, translated to MNGAISELARPARHHLRLERLAAQALAAEDFVSAFKYVDRRCRLDPPARAHCFVLRAEAAWRLGHREAALADLARALEIAPHDVGANRRLLAWSDEEGRRQAATELLATDTVGASLRTAMAVLRDAGETCWAALSIYDSEIVGWVAWSGDADVEACLDTDGGSLTSLVEPDPFHPLASSRIRASALKLRRPSSETAQTLTLRLGGRTFRTYRLSPVASRPVLPRPAPSPVERKDGKTKTVIVPVYGDADATMACLDSLCRARALGTKRGAGSPFQILVVDDGSPEPALKAQLQALAALQDIALLVNPTNQGFIGAVNRALTKVGDGDVILLNADTIVPPGFVERLAAAAYSAPDIGTVTPLSNNGEFFSFPTSDISNPMLGDGEIVARDKAAAQANAGTTVDMPSGIGFCLYIKRAVLDRIGALSESFRRGYLEDVDFCLRARAAGFRNVCAPSVYVGHHGSLSFQKSKRALVLYNFDILDRRFPNYRSECRAIEAADPLRSSRAALESALPATEGNRVLIVAGRGAMLPVAETRARHLADDGERAVLLIPQQTKLTFRLKAADGDVPQSLLLRFDTPSAIAEAEGEIARLRPSRIEVADPALPPALADVAHRLGLALDRWITTADIPVMEGRADERVLAPTEAALRYAENRTAQGPSTSVRQGRQGRPAQLNAWPVQPLALAEAVPERPRALVVIPMAPSSQAWQAIRAVAHQLRSSKSPVSIVVVGETLDDRRLMSFPNIFVTGPVAIEELPDVLAPHNPGWILTDFEVPVFGHPLLEAARLAPRPVAYRNWAGETLEPRPGDLGLPGTADDEALAAAVTRWIATS